ATGTTAGTCTAACTCAAAAAGCTCTGTTATCTTTTTCCACAGGCATCTTTACACTGCATCTTCAGCAGACTTTTTTGTAAACTCAATTTTACAGCTTTTGAGTATAAGGGCGGTAATAGACTATGGTTAAAATTCGTGTTGCTTTGATTGAAGATCATGATCTGACCCGTGTAGGTATTCGGACAGCTCTTCAGCAAAAGGAAGAAATTGAAGTTGTAGGCGAAGCGACAAATGGTGTCGAGGGTTTAAAAATGTTAAGTACGCTACAACCAGATATTGCCATTATAGATATTGGTTTACCAGACAAAGATGGAATTGAACTAACACGCGAGATAAAATCTACAGTTGATGGAGAAGAATTAGCAACAAAAGTATTGATTTTGACGCTACAGGATAATAAGGAAGCGGTGCTAGCTGCTTTTGCAGCAGGAGCCGACTCTTACTGTATGAAGGATATTAAGTTTGACAATTTACTTGAAGCTGTGCGAGTCACGTATAACGGTAACGCTTGGATTGATCCAGCGATCGCCCGAATTGTATTGCAACAAGCTCAAAAAAATCCATTCTCGCCTGAAGTTACAAAATTAGACAATAAAACTAGTTTACAAATGTCTGTTGATAGTAGCCTAGAAAAAGAAAATCAGCCCCTGGACACAATCGATCCTTACACTTTAACAGAAAGGGAATTAGAAGTTTTGCAATTGATTGTAGAAGGTTGTAGCAATGCGCTAATCGCGGAAAGACTTTACATCACAGTTGGAACTGTCAAAACACACGTCCGAAATATTTTGAACAAGTTATGCGCCGATGACCGTACACAAGCCGCGGTTCGCGCATTACGTTCTGGACTAGTGGGATAGAGTTTACATTCAGCTTTGGAAAACTCTTAGAAGAGTTACTAGAATTTAGAGAAAATTTGGAAAAATTCGAGAAATCATGAGTTTAAATAGGAGAAATTTTATTTACTTTTGCTTTTGTCGAGTGTATTTTAATGATGACATGGCAATAGCAAATAATTGGGTTAGTATCAAAGTCTTTGGAAAGTCAAATTAAGTATGACTGAGATAGAGACAGGAAAGCTTAAGCTCATGGTGGTGGATGATGAGCCTGACAACCTACATTTACTCTACCGTACTTTTCGGCGAGATTTTCAGGTATATCAAGCAAGTAATGCCCTCACTGCCTTAGATATCTTGGACAAAGAAGGTGAGATGGCTGTGATTATCTCTGATCAAAGAATGCCAGAAATAAATGGCACGGAATTTCTGGGTAGAACTGTAGAGCACTTTCCTGATACAATTCGGATTTTACTCACTGGTTTTACTGATGTCGAAGATTTAGTAGAGGCGATAAACTCTGGTCAGGTCTTCAAGTACATCACTAAACCTTGGAAGCCCGAGCGACTCAAAGCAGTTGTTGAGCAAGCAGCTGATATATATCGAGTCGTGAAAAAACGCACACAAGAGTTGAGTCGCGCCTTGCGCAGAGAATCTTTATTTAATGCAGTCACAACAGCTATTCGAGAGTCTCTGGACTACAACAGTATGCTACAAAGAATTGTCGCAACAGTGGGACAGACTTTTGAAGCCAGTTATTGCGTGCTCAGACCTGTGGAGGGCGATCGCCTAACACCAGATCAGTTCTGCTACCAAGATCCAAAATTCCCAGATTCGAGTTGTGATTTAGGCCTAAATCTTTTGATTCGCGAAGTTCTTGAAACCCGTCAATCACAAAAAGTCCTAAGCATACATGATGAGAAAGCTTGTCAGAAATTGGTTGTGCCTCTAACATGGCAGCAAAATGTGCTTGCTGTTCTTGCTCTCAAGCAGCATCACCACGCTCGTTCTTGGCAACAAGAAGATATCGATCTCATAACAGGTGTTGCTGAACAAGCAGCTCTTGCGCTCTCTCAAGCAAAACTTTACCAACGTCTTCATCACAAGCAAGAGCAAATCCGCGCTGAGTTGGAAGTAGCTCGCCAAATTCAAAACAACCTACTCCGTCAAACGATGCCGGACATCAAGGGTGTGAGGGTACAAGCCTGTTGCTACCCTGCTCGTGAAGTGGGAGGCGATTTTTTTGAAGTGTTTGTCCATCCTAAAGGAGACTTGTGGTTGGCTGTGGGAGACGTTTCTGGTAAGGGTGTCCCAGCGGCTTTGTTCATGGCTAGTGCTATCTCAGTGTTGCGCCGAGAGTTGTCTCAGGAATCACCGCCTCTACCAAATGTGGTTATGCAAAATCTCAACCATACTCTCAGCGATGATTTGATTAGCAACAATTGTTTTATCACCGTCGTCTTAGCTCGCTATACTCCCAATACCAGGGAACTAGTTTATGCTAACGCAGGACATATATATCCCTTGGTTTGGTCATACCGAGAGACTGTAGAAACAAAACCCAAATATCTCAAGGTACGTAGCGTTCCTCTGGGTATCTTGCCTGTATGGCAGGTCATGTCTAGTCAGTTGATTCTTGCTCCCGGAGATATCCTGCTGCTAGCTAGTGATGGTGTTACTGAAGCAGAAGTATTAAATACTAAAGATTTTGGTGCACAATTCGTCGATAGCGCCCAGCGAGTCAACCGTTCTATGCTGAATCAAGAGGGTCTGTGGCAACTGCTTAAGATAGAAGCTCAACCACTTCATCTTAACCACTTACTAGCGCGTATTCAAGCAGACAACCGAGTCCAAGAAGATGACCAAACTATACTTTCGCTGGAGGTTTTGTAAGTGATGAAAAGCGAGCTTCATGTACCAAGTGACTTAAAGTTTTTAACCATCGTAGAAAACTGGTTGGTCGGTTGCTTGGAAGTTCAGTTTAAAGGTTCAGTTGATTGGTCAAAGCAATCAAGTCGCTTGCGCTTAGTTTTGGTGGAAGCCTACTCTAATGTGGTACGTCATGCCCATAAAGATCAACCACTATTACCAGTTCTCATTCGTTTAGAATTGAAAGACCAGGAAATTGCATTGGAAGTTTGGGATCATGGCAAAGGCTTCGATTTATCTGATTATTCGCCCCCAAATCCTACTGATCAACAAGAAGGTGGCTACGGTTGGCTAATCATGCATCGTCTGATGGACAACGTGGAGTACCAGCTACAGGTTGAAGGTGGTAACTGTTTGAAGCTAGAAGTCACCTTGCCGAAAATTACTACTACGGCATAAAAAATAACTGCTCTAGCTCTGCCACAAAAGATGAGTGTGCCGATTACCACCAAAGTCAGGGCTTAACAATAACGCTCTCCTTGCATTAGCATAGACCAAGCCATTTAAAATCCTAAATTCAGAAATATTTAACAATAATTATAATTTTTGCTACCTTTATCTTGTGTAGGGGTCTGGGGGAGCTATAAGACCCACGCCATACACGAAGTGTATGGCGTTGGGATACATGGACTCTCATTAGTACCGTCTGCCCGACGGGAACCTAAACAGCCTGTGCAGTCGAGCTACCGGGGGCTAATGAAGGTCAGTCTAGGCAAGTGGCGAAAGCTTGAAAGAAAGTAACCAGGAAATCCAAGGTGTAAATCTTGGAAGCCCTCACCATCATCAAAGATTATGGTGAGGGAGGATGTCACGTGCTTACTCATCGCCTCAAATTGAGTAATTCTTTGGGAGAGGCTAAAAGTTTTATTCTCGTATAAAGGATTTCTTTTTGTTGATTGAGGATAAATATCCACAAGACATTAACACCACACCAAGAAGTTTGTGCTTTGCCTGTCACCTGAAATTGAATTTGCTCCTCCTCTAAAGTCTCGACGACACCTTCACGGGGGTAAGCTTTCACGTTTTGAGCCTCTTGTTGTAAATATCGAGTAATAGCATCTCGTCCCACAATCCCAGATTCAAATGGAGGATGCATAACACCATCTTCTGCAAACAAAGCAGCTGTTTCCTCAAATTTTCCTGCATTCAAAGTTTGAAAGTAATCCAGCAGAGTTGGTTCTGTAATTCCCGAAATCTGGAATTTTTCCTCTACTTTTGTGGGTGTAGATTCATTATCTGTCATAAATTTACCTGTATGACGATAGCTAACAATTCATTCATTGAAATACAAAAGCAACCAGACTCGAAAGCTACTTTTGAGGTATATTTTCTAGGCGAGCACAAATCATCTAGCGTGTTAGTAGACCAACGCCCATGTAAGTCACAACTTTGACTCAATAGTGTAGAATAGGAAAACTATGCTATAGGGCAAATAAAAAAAAGTAAATGAATAAATCCCCCCGAACAAATAGCAGTGAGGTGAAAAAAAAAGCCCTAGAGTTGGGATTCCAAAAGGTTGGAATTGCTGCGATAGATGGAGAGAATACAACACACGAGACCCAAAAATTGCAAACTTGGATAGGGTTGGGTTATCACGCTGATATGGAATGGATGACAAATCCTAAGCGCCAAGATATTCGTAAGGTTATGCCAGAGGTGCGAACGATCATTAGTGTCGCCCTCAACTACTACACAGATCATCAACGTCCTGGAACAAGGGAATACGCAAAAATTTCTCGGTATGCTTGGGGACGAGACTATCATAAAGTCATGCACAAAAAACTTAAGGCAATGACAACCTGGCTGCAAGGACTTGATGAAGGAATTCAAGCACGATACTATGCAGACACAGGTCCAGTACAAGATAAAGTCTGGGCACAAAAAGCTGGACTTGGTTGGATTGCAAAGAACGGAAACGTGATAACCCAGGAGTATGGCTCTTGGGTCTTTTTAGGGGAAGTGCTGACGAATTTGGAGTTGGAGAGCGATCGCCCACATACAGAACACTGTGGTACTTGTACTCGTTGTATTGACGCTTGTCCAACGGGTGCTATTACTCAACCGTTTGTCGTCGATGCGAATCGCTGCATTGCTTACCATACGATTGAAAATCGCAATGAAACATTGCCCCAAACAATAACATCCCACTTACAAGGCTGGGTTGCTGGTTGTGATATTTGCCAAGAAGTTTGCCCTTGGAATCAGCGTTTTGCTAAACAAACAGATGTTGCAGAGTTTGAACCGTATCCTGGGAATCTTGCGCCCAAGCTGGTAGAATTAGCCCAAATCTCAGATCAAGAGTGGGATAGACAATTTTCGGCATCAGCGTTGCGACGGATTAAGCCAGATATGTTGCGACGGAATGCCCGTGCTAATTTAGACGCATTCTCACAGGCGAAAGAATGACCCAGAAAGTAATTATTTTTGATTTTGATGGCACAATTGCTGATACAGTAGATGCTTTGGTAAGTATTGCCAATCGTTTAGCTGGAGAGTTTGGATATATACCAATTACCCAAGACGAGCTTAGCCTTTTGAGAAACTTAAGCTCTAGGGAAATCATTAAATACTCAGGAATTTCAATTTTAAAAATACCTTTTTTGGTCAAAAAAGTAAAAACTGAGTTAAAAACTAAAATTAAAGAATTAGAACCAATTTCAGGAATTAAAGAAGCTTTAGTTGCTCTTAACAATGAAGGTTATAGGCTAGGAATTATCACCTCTAATTCTCTAGAAAATGTGACAGCTTTTATTAAGGTTAATGATTTAGATAACTTATTTGAGTTTATCTCTTCAGGAGTGACAATTTTCGGCAAAACAACAATAATTAATAATGTATTAAAGCAAAAACAGATTAAACCTCAAGAAGTTATCTATGTAGGAGATGAAACCAGAGACATTGAAGCATCAAAGAAAGCAAATATTAAGGTGATTGCAGTGACTTGGGGGTTCAACTCAGAAGAAGTATTAGCAAAACAAAATCCAGATTTTATAATTCATCACCCAAGTCAACTGTTAGAGGTGATAAATTGCATTAATTTTTAGTTGAATTGTAAACTGACTGCTTAATAGAAACTATTATTTATATTACAAATTCGGGAGGTAGCAATCCTCCCGAATATTTTCCCATATGATCAATGAGAAAAGAGTAAAATAACGCTGAATACAGATTGAATACTTATCTTAGTTGATGTTGTTATCAAATCCAGCCAATATTACTTTTATTGACCCTTTTCCTTGACTTTTTCTACCAAATCATCACTAACGTTGGCTACAGCTTCAGTTTTAGAACCACCAACATCTTTTGCCATATCTATGTAATCACCAGGATTACTAGTTTCCTTGGCTTGTGTTTTTGTCTATTCCGATTCACCCACTTCCTGCTTAGGTGCGGTCGCCTCTTCAGCCGCTTTGGCACCTTCACCTGTGCGATCAACTCCACTGACGCTCAATTGCTGTGCAGCTTGATAATCTTCTTCTATATCCACGCCTGGTGCTTTTTCTTCACCACTAGCGATGTTTTCAGCGGCTAATTGTGCATCCTGGGTAGGAGCTTCTGATGGATTGGGCTTCACTTCGTCAGGCATGACTAACTCCTGCAAGTTTTTCTTTATCAATCTGGTATTGTATCAAGAGTAACTCTTCCATTCTTGGCATCTGTGGATAGATTTTTACCTCTATTAAAAGGTAGATAAAAGTCTATTTTTGCATTTTTTAAAACTCTTTCTCTTGGTGGTCGATATTAATGATCAAACTCTGATAGGCCTAAGTTTGGTATGTAAAATAACCTTAAAGAGAAATTACAGCACATTGCAAGTAAATGAAGTACAACACATAGAGCTATAGCCATAGTCATCTTCATTAGGACGCTGCTTGCTTGAGAACGACTTGGATTGCCGAAGCGTCAATGATCCAAGTGAAGTAATAAATATCCTTTATACTCTACGTCCTAACTTGACTGGCTATGGCTATATCAAAAAAAGGCGATAAGCCGATAGCGTTGCAAGAGCGTCCCTCTTAGGGACTAGCGTGACGTTAGTCATAGGCTTGACGCTCCGCGTATCGCGATTGCACATAAGCTCAATGTTATTGCATCAATGGAGTAGTATTCACAAGCTAAGACACCGCCAAATGACCCAGATCAGATGGACTCAGGTGAGAGTGTACAACATCACCGTCACGAAACCAAACAACACGCTGTGTTTGACGAGCAACTTCGGGTTCATGGGTTACCATCACAACAGTGATACCACTGGCATTGAGTTCACCAAAGATATCCAATACTTCTTGGGTTGTGCGCGAGTCGAGTGCGCCTGTCGGTTCATCGGCAAGCAGTAAGACTGGACGGTTTACAATGGCACGAGCTATAGCCACCCGTTGCTGCTGTCCACCAGACAGTTGAGTTGGTTTATTATTGAGACGCTTTTCTAAGCCTACTCGCTTGAGAGCTTCTGCGGCTCTATCACGTCGTTCCTTACCGTTCACACCAGCGTAGATCATCGGCAGCATTACATTTTCTAAAGCGCTCAGCTGAGGTAAAAGGTGAAATTGTTGAAATACAAATCCCAGTTTTTTGTTACGAATTTCTGCCAACTCTGTATCTTTCATTTCGGCGACATCAAGCTTATCCAGGTAATAATGTCCCGAACTGGGGCGATCCAAGCAACCAATGATATTCATTGCCGTGGATTTACCAGAACCAGATGGTCCCATGATTGAACAGTATTCACCCTCCTCTATAGTCAGATTAACACCGTTGAGTGCTCGCACTTCAGCTTCGCCACTACCGTAAACTTTAAAAACATTTTCTAAACGAATAATCACTGGTTGATTTCCCGGATTGGGAACGCGGGAGTCAGTCAGTGATAAAGTATTTGGCATATAAATTTTTAACCGAATTTAACCTAACCCACTATCAGTTTACCTAATAGGGCAATGCTGCTTTAGTCACCTGCTCAGTTTTAAATTCTTTTAACAAAAAGAACTCAGCAACTCCTGAGTCAGAAGTCAGAATGAACTTCTGTACGACTGGGTAACTCGTCTTGGGGTTTAAATAACGACAGTTAACGGGGGTGTCTACAATTGGTTA
This portion of the Brasilonema sennae CENA114 genome encodes:
- a CDS encoding HAD-IA family hydrolase; protein product: MTQKVIIFDFDGTIADTVDALVSIANRLAGEFGYIPITQDELSLLRNLSSREIIKYSGISILKIPFLVKKVKTELKTKIKELEPISGIKEALVALNNEGYRLGIITSNSLENVTAFIKVNDLDNLFEFISSGVTIFGKTTIINNVLKQKQIKPQEVIYVGDETRDIEASKKANIKVIAVTWGFNSEEVLAKQNPDFIIHHPSQLLEVINCINF
- a CDS encoding ATP-binding protein; amino-acid sequence: MKSELHVPSDLKFLTIVENWLVGCLEVQFKGSVDWSKQSSRLRLVLVEAYSNVVRHAHKDQPLLPVLIRLELKDQEIALEVWDHGKGFDLSDYSPPNPTDQQEGGYGWLIMHRLMDNVEYQLQVEGGNCLKLEVTLPKITTTA
- a CDS encoding nuclear transport factor 2 family protein produces the protein MTDNESTPTKVEEKFQISGITEPTLLDYFQTLNAGKFEETAALFAEDGVMHPPFESGIVGRDAITRYLQQEAQNVKAYPREGVVETLEEEQIQFQVTGKAQTSWCGVNVLWIFILNQQKEILYTRIKLLASPKELLNLRR
- a CDS encoding ABC transporter ATP-binding protein, which produces MPNTLSLTDSRVPNPGNQPVIIRLENVFKVYGSGEAEVRALNGVNLTIEEGEYCSIMGPSGSGKSTAMNIIGCLDRPSSGHYYLDKLDVAEMKDTELAEIRNKKLGFVFQQFHLLPQLSALENVMLPMIYAGVNGKERRDRAAEALKRVGLEKRLNNKPTQLSGGQQQRVAIARAIVNRPVLLLADEPTGALDSRTTQEVLDIFGELNASGITVVMVTHEPEVARQTQRVVWFRDGDVVHSHLSPSDLGHLAVS
- a CDS encoding response regulator transcription factor — its product is MVKIRVALIEDHDLTRVGIRTALQQKEEIEVVGEATNGVEGLKMLSTLQPDIAIIDIGLPDKDGIELTREIKSTVDGEELATKVLILTLQDNKEAVLAAFAAGADSYCMKDIKFDNLLEAVRVTYNGNAWIDPAIARIVLQQAQKNPFSPEVTKLDNKTSLQMSVDSSLEKENQPLDTIDPYTLTERELEVLQLIVEGCSNALIAERLYITVGTVKTHVRNILNKLCADDRTQAAVRALRSGLVG
- a CDS encoding SpoIIE family protein phosphatase, which encodes MTEIETGKLKLMVVDDEPDNLHLLYRTFRRDFQVYQASNALTALDILDKEGEMAVIISDQRMPEINGTEFLGRTVEHFPDTIRILLTGFTDVEDLVEAINSGQVFKYITKPWKPERLKAVVEQAADIYRVVKKRTQELSRALRRESLFNAVTTAIRESLDYNSMLQRIVATVGQTFEASYCVLRPVEGDRLTPDQFCYQDPKFPDSSCDLGLNLLIREVLETRQSQKVLSIHDEKACQKLVVPLTWQQNVLAVLALKQHHHARSWQQEDIDLITGVAEQAALALSQAKLYQRLHHKQEQIRAELEVARQIQNNLLRQTMPDIKGVRVQACCYPAREVGGDFFEVFVHPKGDLWLAVGDVSGKGVPAALFMASAISVLRRELSQESPPLPNVVMQNLNHTLSDDLISNNCFITVVLARYTPNTRELVYANAGHIYPLVWSYRETVETKPKYLKVRSVPLGILPVWQVMSSQLILAPGDILLLASDGVTEAEVLNTKDFGAQFVDSAQRVNRSMLNQEGLWQLLKIEAQPLHLNHLLARIQADNRVQEDDQTILSLEVL
- the queG gene encoding tRNA epoxyqueuosine(34) reductase QueG, which gives rise to MNKSPRTNSSEVKKKALELGFQKVGIAAIDGENTTHETQKLQTWIGLGYHADMEWMTNPKRQDIRKVMPEVRTIISVALNYYTDHQRPGTREYAKISRYAWGRDYHKVMHKKLKAMTTWLQGLDEGIQARYYADTGPVQDKVWAQKAGLGWIAKNGNVITQEYGSWVFLGEVLTNLELESDRPHTEHCGTCTRCIDACPTGAITQPFVVDANRCIAYHTIENRNETLPQTITSHLQGWVAGCDICQEVCPWNQRFAKQTDVAEFEPYPGNLAPKLVELAQISDQEWDRQFSASALRRIKPDMLRRNARANLDAFSQAKE